A portion of the Sphaerochaeta pleomorpha str. Grapes genome contains these proteins:
- a CDS encoding sugar ABC transporter ATP-binding protein — MTDTILEMKDITKKFTGVQALTEVNLQVKRGEIHALCGENGAGKSTLMNVLSGVYPYKSYTGQIIYNGKECQFHQIRDSEEQGIVIIHQELALIPYLSIAENVFLGNEQADNHGVIDWWKTRKRAQTVLEEVGLPHEDVSKPINSLGVGKQQLVEIAKALAKKVSLLILDEPTASLNDEESDHLLSILLDLKKKGITSIIISHKLSELTKVADTITVIRDGEVIKNLERGRDAFEEDVIVRAMVGRELTQRYPARENCKIGEPVFAVKHWTTYHPDDANRIVLEDVNFTVNAGEVVGFAGLMGAGRTELAMSLFGKSYGQKTSGEIWLHGKQVSIENVGDAIRNKIAYCSEDRKQYGLVLTDDMKHNMTMAALPYFFSNHGIVNSNDVILESEKYKKSINVKAYSINQKVETLSGGNQQKVVLAKWIMTAPDVLILDEPTRGIDVGAKHEIYLLINELAKSGKAVIVISSEMPEVIGISDRIYILNEGRIIKEMQKNEISQEAIMTHIIRDANSRRRK; from the coding sequence ATGACTGATACGATCTTGGAAATGAAGGACATCACAAAGAAATTTACCGGTGTCCAAGCCCTTACCGAAGTTAACCTACAGGTAAAGCGTGGTGAAATCCATGCGCTTTGTGGGGAAAATGGGGCAGGCAAATCTACGCTGATGAATGTCCTGTCAGGGGTATACCCCTACAAGTCATACACTGGGCAGATAATCTATAATGGCAAAGAATGCCAATTTCACCAGATTCGCGATAGTGAGGAACAAGGTATCGTAATCATTCACCAGGAACTGGCTTTGATCCCGTATCTCTCTATTGCCGAGAATGTGTTTCTAGGAAATGAACAGGCAGACAACCATGGCGTCATTGACTGGTGGAAAACCAGAAAAAGGGCACAGACAGTGCTTGAGGAAGTAGGACTTCCCCATGAAGATGTCTCCAAGCCTATCAATAGCTTAGGCGTAGGGAAGCAACAACTTGTCGAGATTGCAAAAGCACTTGCCAAGAAAGTAAGCCTCCTGATTTTGGATGAACCCACAGCATCCCTTAATGATGAGGAGAGCGACCACCTGCTTTCCATCCTTCTGGACCTTAAGAAGAAGGGTATTACCAGCATCATCATATCCCATAAACTCTCTGAACTGACAAAGGTGGCCGACACCATTACCGTTATCCGCGATGGAGAAGTAATAAAGAACCTTGAGAGGGGAAGAGATGCCTTTGAAGAAGATGTAATCGTAAGGGCAATGGTAGGACGGGAACTTACCCAGCGATACCCTGCAAGGGAAAATTGCAAAATAGGCGAGCCGGTTTTTGCTGTGAAGCATTGGACTACCTACCATCCGGATGATGCAAACCGGATAGTACTGGAAGATGTCAATTTCACTGTCAATGCAGGTGAGGTAGTAGGGTTTGCAGGCCTCATGGGAGCTGGAAGGACCGAACTAGCTATGAGTCTGTTTGGCAAATCCTACGGGCAAAAGACCTCCGGGGAGATTTGGCTTCATGGCAAACAAGTGTCCATTGAAAATGTAGGGGATGCAATCCGCAATAAAATTGCCTATTGCAGTGAGGACCGAAAGCAATATGGGCTCGTCCTTACCGATGACATGAAACATAATATGACAATGGCTGCCTTGCCATATTTCTTTTCCAACCATGGTATTGTCAATTCGAACGACGTTATCCTGGAATCGGAAAAATATAAGAAATCCATTAATGTCAAAGCGTATTCAATTAACCAGAAAGTCGAAACACTCTCAGGTGGAAACCAACAAAAAGTCGTGTTGGCTAAATGGATTATGACCGCACCGGATGTTTTGATCCTGGATGAACCTACAAGGGGTATTGATGTCGGGGCTAAACACGAGATCTATCTTTTGATCAACGAATTGGCCAAGAGTGGGAAGGCCGTAATTGTCATTTCCTCAGAGATGCCTGAAGTAATCGGGATATCGGATAGGATCTATATCCTCAACGAGGGCCGCATTATCAAGGAAATGCAGAAAAACGAAATATCCCAGGAAGCCATCATGACTCATATTATCAGAGATGCAAACAGTCGAAGGAGAAAGTAA
- the mmsB gene encoding multiple monosaccharide ABC transporter permease: METLAVKKSKGRIDVKQYGMVLALIAIYLLFFFLTGGTNASPTNINNLIMQNGYIIILSVGMLLCVLTGNIDLGVGSVVAVCGASAAIAVVDFHLPVFVGFLFALGIGGLFGVFTGFFVSVLSIPPFIVTLATMLIGRGFTYTILQAQTKGPLPPSYTKIGAGFLPSAKVSIFGNQLDLLCLIIALTASVLIILSTVHSNNTKRKYGFPIIPEWQELIKIGLILFLVWFLLIKLALYKGIPYVLLLMGVLVAFYHFLTEKTVAGRQIYALGGNAKAARLSGINTRKVYFWVYANMGLLCGVAGIVLSARNASATPKAGDGFEMDAISACYIGGAAIAGGSGTIIGAVVGALIMGILNNGMSLVGLSTDIQKIVKGMVLLGAVTVDLVSKQKKA; the protein is encoded by the coding sequence ATGGAAACCCTTGCAGTTAAAAAATCAAAGGGACGTATCGACGTCAAACAATATGGAATGGTGTTGGCTTTGATAGCTATCTACCTTTTGTTCTTCTTTCTCACCGGGGGGACAAATGCCTCACCAACCAATATCAATAATCTCATTATGCAGAACGGATACATCATCATTCTCTCAGTTGGTATGTTACTCTGTGTTTTGACGGGAAACATCGACCTCGGTGTCGGTTCTGTAGTCGCCGTTTGTGGTGCTTCCGCTGCAATTGCAGTGGTTGACTTTCATCTTCCGGTTTTTGTCGGTTTCCTTTTTGCCTTGGGAATCGGGGGGCTATTCGGTGTGTTTACCGGATTTTTTGTTTCGGTGCTCAGTATTCCTCCGTTTATCGTAACGCTTGCTACCATGTTGATAGGGCGTGGTTTTACCTACACCATCTTACAGGCACAGACAAAAGGACCGCTACCTCCGTCCTATACCAAGATAGGTGCAGGATTCTTGCCTTCTGCCAAGGTTTCAATTTTCGGGAACCAACTTGACCTTCTCTGCCTGATAATAGCTCTTACCGCATCAGTCTTGATAATACTTTCTACGGTGCATTCAAATAATACAAAGCGGAAATATGGTTTCCCCATAATTCCAGAATGGCAGGAACTGATTAAAATTGGCCTTATTCTGTTTTTAGTCTGGTTCCTGCTTATAAAGCTTGCTTTATATAAAGGCATTCCGTATGTGTTGCTTTTAATGGGCGTGCTGGTAGCTTTTTATCATTTCCTTACAGAAAAAACAGTTGCAGGAAGACAGATTTATGCTTTGGGTGGTAATGCAAAGGCTGCAAGGCTTTCAGGTATTAACACTCGGAAAGTCTATTTCTGGGTCTATGCAAACATGGGACTTCTTTGTGGAGTGGCAGGTATAGTGCTTTCTGCCCGAAATGCTTCTGCAACCCCCAAGGCCGGAGACGGTTTTGAGATGGATGCAATATCTGCGTGTTATATCGGCGGTGCTGCGATTGCCGGTGGGTCTGGAACTATCATCGGGGCGGTGGTTGGCGCCTTGATCATGGGTATTCTCAATAACGGGATGTCTTTGGTTGGACTTTCAACCGATATTCAGAAAATCGTGAAAGGAATGGTGCTTCTCGGCGCAGTTACGGTTGATCTGGTTTCAAAACAAAAGAAAGCCTGA
- the araA gene encoding L-arabinose isomerase — MERKPLKEYEFWLLVGSQFLYGIETLEKVAQHAVIIAEGLNTAKQIPCNVVYKATMKTPEEIEKWIKEANYDDSCAGIITWMHTFSPSKMWINGLNLLQKPYCHLHTQFNRNIPDQGIDMDFMNLNQSAHGDREHGFIAARMRLGRKIVVGYWEDEDVQSELGKWMRSAIGAIESKNLKVVRFGDNMRNVAVTEGDKVGVQMQLGWQVNTWGVGDLIKEIDNVTESDVDEQVASYRKLYDFATDNLDSIRYQAKEEIAMRRFLDREGAMAFTNTFEDLQELKQLPGLASQNMMALGYGYGGEGDWKVSAMTALIKRMTEGMGGGTAFMEDYTYDLEKGKELSLGAHMLEVCPSLSADRARIEVHKLGIGGKEPPARLVFEGHSGNAVVASLVDMGGRLRLIVQDIEAVKPKYKMPNLPVARIMWRPEPDLISGAHMWILAGGAHHTVLSFDADATMLEDWCEIMGIEFVHIGKESTVAGMKQQLFLSDLAWKLR; from the coding sequence ATGGAAAGAAAACCTCTCAAGGAATATGAGTTCTGGCTACTAGTCGGTTCCCAGTTCCTCTATGGAATCGAAACCTTGGAAAAGGTTGCCCAACATGCGGTCATTATTGCTGAAGGATTGAATACTGCGAAGCAGATTCCCTGTAACGTCGTGTATAAGGCTACGATGAAAACCCCTGAGGAAATCGAAAAATGGATAAAGGAAGCAAACTATGACGATTCCTGCGCAGGAATCATCACCTGGATGCATACCTTCTCCCCATCCAAAATGTGGATCAATGGCCTTAACCTATTGCAGAAGCCCTATTGCCATCTGCACACGCAGTTCAATAGGAATATACCTGACCAAGGCATAGACATGGATTTTATGAACCTGAACCAGTCAGCTCATGGGGACCGTGAACATGGCTTTATTGCAGCAAGGATGCGTCTGGGGCGTAAGATAGTCGTTGGTTACTGGGAAGACGAAGATGTACAGTCTGAACTTGGGAAATGGATGCGTTCAGCTATAGGTGCAATCGAGAGCAAGAACCTAAAGGTTGTTCGTTTCGGTGACAATATGCGTAATGTCGCTGTTACAGAAGGGGATAAGGTCGGGGTGCAAATGCAACTCGGCTGGCAAGTGAATACCTGGGGTGTCGGCGATTTGATCAAGGAAATAGACAACGTGACAGAAAGCGATGTCGATGAGCAAGTTGCATCGTATCGAAAGCTCTATGATTTTGCTACCGACAACCTTGACTCAATCCGCTATCAGGCGAAGGAAGAGATAGCAATGCGCCGGTTCCTCGATCGTGAAGGGGCAATGGCCTTTACCAACACCTTTGAAGACCTGCAGGAATTGAAACAACTTCCTGGACTTGCCTCCCAGAACATGATGGCTTTGGGTTATGGCTATGGTGGGGAAGGGGATTGGAAAGTCTCGGCAATGACTGCCTTGATAAAGCGTATGACCGAGGGGATGGGCGGTGGTACCGCATTCATGGAAGACTATACCTATGACCTCGAGAAAGGTAAGGAATTGTCTTTAGGTGCCCATATGCTTGAAGTTTGTCCCTCCCTTAGCGCTGATCGTGCCAGAATTGAAGTGCATAAACTGGGTATAGGAGGCAAAGAACCTCCAGCCCGGTTGGTATTCGAAGGTCATAGCGGGAACGCCGTGGTGGCCTCCCTTGTCGATATGGGAGGTCGTCTGAGACTCATTGTCCAGGATATTGAAGCGGTGAAACCCAAATATAAAATGCCCAACCTTCCCGTTGCCCGTATTATGTGGAGACCTGAACCGGATTTGATAAGCGGAGCCCACATGTGGATCCTGGCCGGAGGTGCTCACCATACTGTCCTGAGTTTTGATGCGGATGCAACGATGCTTGAAGATTGGTGTGAGATTATGGGGATTGAATTTGTGCATATTGGTAAGGAATCAACAGTAGCGGGAATGAAACAGCAGTTATTTCTTTCCGACCTTGCCTGGAAATTGAGATAG
- a CDS encoding xylulokinase, whose protein sequence is MQENETAKEIVEGNAILGIELGSTRIKAVLVNAKNEPIAQGGFDWENSLVDGIWTYALDDVWKGIATSFQNLKYDVQEKYGVALTKIQALGISAMMHGYLAFDKNDNLLVPFRTWRNTITENAADQLSDLFGYPVPERWTISHLYQAILNKEAHVTDLAYVCTLAGYVHWKLTGKKVLGIGDASGMFPIDVNTKDYDKTMLSQFDSLVNGYAFPWKIASVLPKVLVAGENAGNLTAEGVLLLDPTGALSPGIPLCPPEGDAGTGMVATDSVAQRTGNVSAGTSVFAMIVLEKELSKSYNKYIDLVTTPDGSLVAMAHANNCTGEYDHWMNLFNEVLEATGNPIKKGKLYDTLLQKALEGDKDCGGLLPYNYISGETMTGIYEGRPLFVRQTKNNFTLANFMRAQLFTALGALRTGMDILFEKEHVEVDSINGHGGFFKTAEVGQTMMAAAMHTPISVLKTAGEGGAWGIALLASYLVQGKGQTLQEFLTKDVFASSEAITIAPTKEDIDGFNAFFANYKKGLAVEKAAVENLD, encoded by the coding sequence ATGCAAGAGAATGAGACAGCAAAGGAAATCGTTGAAGGAAATGCAATCTTGGGCATCGAACTGGGTTCTACCAGGATCAAGGCAGTATTAGTCAATGCTAAAAACGAGCCTATTGCCCAAGGTGGTTTCGATTGGGAAAACTCCTTGGTAGATGGAATCTGGACGTATGCCCTAGATGATGTCTGGAAAGGCATTGCCACAAGTTTCCAAAACCTCAAATATGATGTGCAGGAAAAATACGGGGTAGCACTGACCAAGATACAAGCCCTTGGGATAAGCGCCATGATGCATGGCTACCTTGCCTTCGATAAAAATGACAATCTGCTTGTCCCTTTCAGGACCTGGAGAAACACCATTACAGAGAACGCTGCAGACCAGCTCTCAGATCTCTTTGGCTACCCTGTTCCCGAACGTTGGACAATCTCACATCTGTATCAGGCTATCCTCAACAAAGAAGCACATGTTACTGATTTGGCATATGTATGTACCCTCGCTGGCTATGTGCATTGGAAACTGACAGGGAAAAAAGTGCTTGGTATTGGCGATGCGTCAGGGATGTTCCCCATCGATGTGAACACCAAAGACTATGACAAAACCATGCTCAGCCAGTTTGACTCATTGGTCAACGGCTATGCTTTCCCTTGGAAGATTGCTTCTGTTCTCCCCAAAGTATTGGTTGCCGGAGAGAATGCGGGAAACCTTACTGCTGAGGGAGTTCTGCTGCTTGATCCAACAGGAGCGTTGTCCCCGGGAATACCTCTCTGCCCTCCAGAAGGTGATGCAGGGACAGGAATGGTTGCCACTGACAGTGTCGCCCAGAGAACAGGAAATGTTTCGGCTGGAACTTCAGTATTTGCAATGATTGTCCTGGAGAAAGAACTCTCCAAAAGCTATAACAAATATATCGATTTGGTCACTACTCCTGACGGTTCCTTGGTGGCTATGGCCCATGCCAACAACTGTACCGGGGAATATGACCATTGGATGAATCTGTTCAATGAAGTCCTTGAGGCTACCGGAAACCCAATCAAAAAAGGCAAGCTGTACGATACACTCCTGCAAAAGGCTCTGGAAGGTGATAAGGATTGTGGCGGATTGCTTCCCTACAACTACATCTCCGGGGAAACCATGACTGGCATCTACGAAGGTCGTCCTTTGTTTGTTCGCCAGACAAAAAACAATTTCACCCTTGCCAATTTCATGCGGGCCCAGCTCTTCACTGCCCTGGGAGCATTGAGAACTGGTATGGATATCCTGTTTGAGAAAGAGCATGTTGAAGTCGATTCGATCAACGGCCATGGGGGATTCTTCAAAACCGCAGAGGTTGGACAAACAATGATGGCAGCAGCCATGCATACTCCCATCTCAGTTTTAAAAACAGCAGGGGAAGGTGGTGCCTGGGGCATAGCCCTTCTTGCTTCCTACTTGGTACAGGGGAAAGGGCAAACACTACAGGAATTCCTTACAAAGGATGTTTTTGCTTCAAGCGAGGCTATCACCATAGCTCCCACCAAGGAAGATATCGATGGTTTCAATGCATTCTTTGCCAATTACAAGAAAGGCCTTGCGGTAGAGAAAGCTGCTGTAGAGAACTTGGACTGA